GCAGGTGCACGGTGCCGCCGTCGGACAGGACGACGTCGGCCTCCCAGTCGCGGGGGTAGTCGTACGGGTCGCGCAGGCCGTTTCGGGGCGCCGACTCTTCGGACATCGTCAGTCCCTGGGATCGTCCGGGTCGAGACCGTGCAGCGGGAACACCGCGCGGCGGGTGTCGCGGATCGCGATGTCGACCGGGTCGTCGGCGGCGTCGCCCCACGGCTTGAACGCCGTGTCCTTGTCGTCGGTCATCGCGGGCGGGATCTCGGCGGTGGGCGCGGCTTTGGTGATCGAGGAGACCCAGCCGGGCGGCAGCGCCGTGTCGGGCGCGACGTCGCGGTCGAGCACCGTGGCGATCAGGTGCGTCCACGAGCGCGGGACCACGCGGATCAGCTGGTAACCGCCCCCGCCGACGGCGAGCCAGCGCCCGCCGCTGTAGGTCTCGGCGAGGTCGCGCATCGTCGAGTAGATGGTGCGGTGCCCGTCGACCGAGAGCGACAGGTCGGCCAGCGGGTCTTCCTCGTGCGAGTCGACGCCGCACTGCGTCACGAGGATCTGCGGCTCGAACTCGGCCAGCAGCGAGGGGACGACCGCGTTGAACGCCCGCAGCCAGCCCGGATCCTTCGTGTGCGGCGGCAGCGGGATGTTCACCGAGGTGCCGGCGGCCTTGCCGTTGCCGATCTCGGCGGCGTAGCCGGTGCCGGGCCAGAGCGTGAACGGGTGCTGGTGCAGCGAAACGGTGAGCACACGCGGGTCGTCGTAGAAGGCGGTCTGGACCCCGTCGCCGTGGTGCACGTCGGTGTCGAGGTAGGCGACGCGGTCGAAACCGTGGTCGAGCAGCCAGGAGATGGCGATGGCGCAGTCGTTGTAGACGCAGAAGCCCGACGCGTGGTCGCGCATCGCGTGGTGCAGCCCGCCGGCGATGTTGACCGCGCGCTTCACCTCACCGTCGGCGATCTTGCGCGCCGCGAGCAGCGTCGAGCCGACCACCAGTGCCGACGCGTCGTGCATCCCGCTGAACACCGGGTTGTCCGACGTGCCCAGCCCGTGACCGACGTCCCAGCCGACGAGCGGTGCCTCCCGCACGGCCGCGAGGTACTCGGGCGCGTGGATGCGCAGCAGCTCCTCGTCGCCGGCCGCGGTGGGCACGAGCAGCTCGACGTCGTTCAGCACGCCGAGCTCCGTGGCCAGCCGGATCGTGAGCTCCAGGCGGACGGGGTTGAACGGATGCTCCCCGCCCAGGTCGTATCCCAGCAGCGCGGCATCCCAGACGACAGCAGGCGAGGACATGTACCGCACTGTACTGGCCTCGGCGCGCCCGAGCCGGGTTCGGCTTCGGGCCGGCGCGGCCGGTCAGCCGCGTTCGGGACCGGTGGCGGCAGGGCGTTCGGGGTCGCGTGACCAGTGCGACCAGGAGCCGGTGTACAGCGCAGCCGGCTCGGGGTGGCCCGCGACCTCCAGCGCGAGCACGACCGACGACGCCGTGACGCCGGAGCCGCAGTACGCGCCGACGGGGGTGCCTGCTGTCAGTCCCAGGTCGGCGAAGCGCGCGGCGAGGTCGGCGGGCGTGCGCCAGCGGCCGTCTTCCCCGACGTGCTCGGCCGACGGCGCGCTGATCGCCCCGGGGATGTGGCCGGCGCGCGGGTCGACCGGCTCGGTCTCTCCCGTGTAGCGCGTGTGGGCGCGGGCGTCGAACAGCACACCGGCACGGGCGCGGGCGGCGGCTTCGTCGGCCGTGAGCACCGGCATGCCGCCCGGGCGCACCTCGAAGTCGCCGGGTTCGGGGGCGGGGGCGTCGGTGGCCGTCTCGCGGCCTTCGGCGAGCCACGCTGCGTAACCGCCGTCAAGCACCGCCACGTCGGTGTGCCCGGCCCAGCGCAGCAGCCACCAGGCGCGGGCGGCGACGGAGCCGTCGGCATCGTCGTACACGATCACCGGCCGCCCGGCGCTCACGCCGGCTTCGCGCAGCTCACGCTGCAGGTCGGCGGGGTCGGGCAGGGGGTGACGGCCGCCGTCGCCGGGCGGCGCGGCCAGCGCGGTGTCGAGGTCGACGAACACCGCCCCGGGCACGTGGCCCTCGCGGTAGGACTCGGCGGCGGGCGGCCCGGCCAGGCGCCAGCGGACGTCCAGCACCACGGGGCGCCGCGCCTCGGGCAGGGCGGCGAGCTCGGCGGGGGTGATCAACGGTCCCATGCGCTCCATCCTGCAGGTCCAGGCGCCGGGCGCGCACCCGGGCCGGACTTTTCAGCCCGCCCGGCTTGTTATGTCGGCGCGTGCCGTCGGTGCCGGGGCCAACGACTACGATGAGCTACGCGGACGAAGGGGACAGCGTGAACGATCTCATCGACACCACCGAGATGTACTTGCGTACCATCTACGAGCTCGAAGAAGAGGGTGTCGTCCCGCTGCGGGCAAGGATCGCGGAACGCCTGCAGCAGAGCGGGCCGACCGTGAGCCAGACCGTGGCCAGGATGGAACGCGACGGATTGGTGGTCGTGGCCGACGACCGGCACCTGCAGCTGACCGACCACGGTCGTGAGCTGGCCATCGCCGTCATGCGCAAGCACCGTCTCGCCGAGCGTCTCCTCGTCGACGTCATCGGGCTCGAGTGGGAGCACGTGCACACCGAGGCGTGCCGCTGGGAGCACGTGATGAGCGAGGCCGTCGAGCGCAAGCTGGTCAAGCTGCTCGACCACCCGACCACCTCGCCCTACGGCAACCCGATCCCGGGCCTCGACAAGCTGGGCGACGGCGACCCCGCCCCGCCCGCCGAGTCCGACCTCGTGCGCCTCGACGAGTTCGCGCGAACCGGCGGCGGCGACGTCGTGGTGCGCCGCATCGCCGAGCACGTGCAGCTCGACGAGTCGCTGCTCACCGAGCTCAAGTCCGTCGGCATCGTGCCCGGCGGCCGCGTCACGGTCGGCAAGGCCAACGGCGGCACCGTGACCATCGAGATCACCGGCAGCGACTCCTCGGCGCAGGTCTCCACCTCGGCGTTGCACGCCGTGCTGGCGCAGGCCAGGTGAGCCCCGCCCAAGACGCCGCCGACGCGTTCCACCGGATCCACGACCGCGCCCCGGCCGGGATCTGGTCCGCTCCCGGCCGGGTGAACCTGATCGGTGAGCACACCGACTACAACGACGGCTTCGTGCTGCCCTTCGCCCTCCCCCACCGCCTCGCCGTGGCGGCCACGCCGCGTGCCGACGGCAAGCTCAACGTCGCCACCCTCGGCGACGACGGCCGGCTCCAGTACTCCGACCTCCTCGACATCGCTTCCCTCGAACCGGGTTCGGTCGAAGGCTGGGCCGCCTACCCCGCGGGCGTCGCCTGGGTGCTGCGCGACCACGGCCACGCCGCGGGCGCCGACCTGGTCATCGCCGGTGACGTCCCCTCCGGCGCCGGCCTGTCCTCGTCCCACGCCCTCGAATGCGCCGTCTCCCTCGCGCTGCTCGGCCTCGCCGGCGTCGAACTCGACGCCGAGCTGCCCGGCACCCCGACGCGCCCTGAGATCGCCCGCTGGGTGCAGCGCTCCGAGAACGACTTCGTCGGCGCCCCCACCGGCCTGCTCGACCAGACGGCGTCGTTGTGCTGCCAGGACTCCTGCGTGCTGTTCCTCGACGTCCGCTCGGGCGAGATGGAGCAGGTGCCCTTCCCGCTCGCCGAGGCCGGCGTCCGCGTGCTGATCATCGACACCCGCACCAAGCACTCCCACGCCGAAGGCGGCTACGGCGAACGCCGCCGCGGCACCGAGCGCGCCGCCGAGCTGCTGGGCGTGAAGGCCCTGCGCGACGTCACCCTCGAGGGTCTCGACGCCGCCCTGGCCCAGCTGCCCGACGACCTCGCGCCGCTCGTGCGCCACGTCGTCACCGAGAACCAGCGTGTACTCGACGTCGTGGCCCTGCTCCGCGAGGGCCGCCTCACCGACATCGGCCCGCACCTGGACGCCTCCCACGCCAGCATGCGCGACGACTACCGCATCTCCACCTCCGAACTCGACCTCGCCGTAGACTCCGCGCGCTCCGCCGGCGCCCTCGGTGCCCGCATGACCGGCGGCGGCTTCGGCGGCTCGGCCATCGCGCTGGTCCGCGAGGCCGACCTGGAACCCGTCCGCGCGGCCGTCGAGCGGGCCTTCGAGGCCGCCGGGCTCCGCCGCCCGCGCACCTTCACCGCGGTGCCTTCCCGCGGCGCGGGGCGCGACACCGTCTGACGCGGTATCGGCCGCGGCACTTTCGGCACTTTTGGTCGCGGCGCTTTCGGCTGGGGCACTTTTGGTTGCGGCACTGCCCTCGGGACTCCGGTCTCGGGGGCAGCGTCATCTCCGGGGGCAGCGTCGTGCCTGAGGGCAGCGGCGCGTCCGGGGCCCACGCATTCGCCGGCGAGCCGGATCGGCCGCGGCAACCCCCGGGCGGCCGGGCGCGGCGCGGTGAGGGGAGACTGTGGCGCACAGTCACCGCCCACACCAGAAAGGCCACACCGTGACGGACCCGCATTGCCCCCTGAAACTGATCGTCACGGGTGGCGCCGGCTACGTGGGCAGCGTGTGCGCCGCGCGGCTCATCGAGGCCGGTCACCAGGTCACGGTCGTGGACGACCTGTCCACCGGGCACGCCGACGCCGTGCACCCGGACGCGCGCTTCATCGAGGGCGACGCCGCCGCCGTAGCCGCCGACGTCCTCGGCGAGGGCTTCGACGGCGTGCTGCACTTCGCCGCGAAGTCGCTCGTCGGCGAGTCGATGACGGACCCGGCGAAGTACTGGGAAGGCAACGTCGTCACCTCCCTGCGCCTGCTGGAGGCCATGAAGGCCCACGGCACGCCGCGCCTGGTGTTCTCCTCCACCGCGGCCACCTACGGCGAGCCCGAGTCGTCGCCGATCCCGGAGACCGCGCCGACGCAGCCCACCAACACCTACGGCGCGTCCAAGCTCGCGATCGACCACGCCATCACGAGCTTCGCCCGCGCCCACGGCATCGCCGCGGTGAGCCTGCGTTACTTCAACGTCGCCGGCGCCTACCACGCCTTCGGCGAGCGCCACACCACCGAAACGCACCTCATCCCCCTCGTGCTCCAGGTCGCCACCGGCGACCGCGCCCACATCTCCATCTACGGCGACGACTACCCGACGCCCGACCACACGGCCGTGCGCGACTACATCCACGTCGTCGACCTCGCCGACGCCCACCAGCTCGCGCTGCGCCACGCGACGCCCGGCGAGCACCGCATCTACAACCTCGGCAGCGGCACCGGCTTCTCCGTGCTGGAGGTCGTCGAGTCCTGCCGCCGCGTGACCGGCCACCCCATCCCGGCGCAGGTCGCCCCGCGCCGCGCGGGCGACCCGTCGGTCCTCGTGGCCTCCAGCGAAAAGGCCGGCCGCGAACTCGGCTGGAAACCCGAGCGCACCGACCTCGACGGCATCGTCTCCGACGCCTGGGCGTTCACGCAGTCGCGCCGCTCCTGACCGCTCTCGCTTCCGGCGGGTCCGGGCTCCTGGTGAGCCTGGGCCCGCCGGACGCGTTTTCCGTGCTGTGTATCACCACGTTCGGCGGCCGGGCTCCGGCAACGACAGACCCAGGTCCACGAACTTCAGCCCCCGACCGCAGCGACCGCCACCCGCGGCTCGCCCGGCCGTGAGCGACGCTCGTCGACCCGCCAGTCGTCCGGTTGCGGCTCATCGGGCTGCGGGAGGCAGGCCGCGGCGACATCCGACGCGGCGCCGAATCCGTGGCAGCCGCGGCCTGCCTCACCGTCCGGGCCCGACGTCAGGCGGCGGATCGTCCACACTCAGTTCCGGCAACGACAGACCCAGGTCCACGGCATCCGGCAGCGAAGCCAGCCCAGCAAGCCTCGCCGGGTCCGTGCCGAGGTTCCAAACCGCGTGGAGCAGCTGCGCCAGGACGTGGTCGGGGCAGGCGTCCAGGGCGTTGGTCAGTGCCATGCCCGCGAGAGCGCCCTCACTGCGCATGAGGGCCGCGTAGGCGACGAGGGCGGCGGCGTCCGCGCGGTGGGGCGCGGGCAGTTCGCGCACGAGCTCCAGCCACAGGCTCATCGCGGCCACGGCGACGGGCGACTCCGGCGGGACCGCGGTCGCCAGGCAAGCGTCGCGGACCTTCGGGACGCGCAGGGCGTGGGCAAGGCGCACCGCCTGATCGTCCGACGGCGGACCTTCGGCCCGGCGGTGGCGGAAGAACGCCGCGCGTACCTCGGCGGCCGCCGCGAGCACGTCGTCGGGATCCCACGGTGGGGCCCCGCTGGAGAGCAGGGCGCGCCGCTGCACCAGAGCCGCGGGAGAACGCGGCTCCATCAAGGCCAGCACGTCCTCGCGGCGGAAGGAGACGAAGCCGGCGTTGGTGATCGTGGCGGCCACCACGGTGTCCCGGGGATCCGGCAGCAGTCCGCCACAGGTGGGTTCGCGGTAGCACGCCCACGGTGCCCCGGCCGAGATCTCCGGTGTCCACAGTGGATGCATCACGGGCAGCTCGTACTCCTTGAGCGCGCGGCTCAGTTCCGCGGCGAACTCGGCGTGGGGCAGCTCGCCGCCGGGGCCGGCCCGGCCGCCGACGATCACCACGGTGACGCCCGTGTGGTCGTCCACGCGGAACCG
The sequence above is a segment of the Amycolatopsis sp. 2-15 genome. Coding sequences within it:
- a CDS encoding acetoin utilization protein AcuC, whose product is MSSPAVVWDAALLGYDLGGEHPFNPVRLELTIRLATELGVLNDVELLVPTAAGDEELLRIHAPEYLAAVREAPLVGWDVGHGLGTSDNPVFSGMHDASALVVGSTLLAARKIADGEVKRAVNIAGGLHHAMRDHASGFCVYNDCAIAISWLLDHGFDRVAYLDTDVHHGDGVQTAFYDDPRVLTVSLHQHPFTLWPGTGYAAEIGNGKAAGTSVNIPLPPHTKDPGWLRAFNAVVPSLLAEFEPQILVTQCGVDSHEEDPLADLSLSVDGHRTIYSTMRDLAETYSGGRWLAVGGGGYQLIRVVPRSWTHLIATVLDRDVAPDTALPPGWVSSITKAAPTAEIPPAMTDDKDTAFKPWGDAADDPVDIAIRDTRRAVFPLHGLDPDDPRD
- a CDS encoding sulfurtransferase is translated as MGPLITPAELAALPEARRPVVLDVRWRLAGPPAAESYREGHVPGAVFVDLDTALAAPPGDGGRHPLPDPADLQRELREAGVSAGRPVIVYDDADGSVAARAWWLLRWAGHTDVAVLDGGYAAWLAEGRETATDAPAPEPGDFEVRPGGMPVLTADEAAARARAGVLFDARAHTRYTGETEPVDPRAGHIPGAISAPSAEHVGEDGRWRTPADLAARFADLGLTAGTPVGAYCGSGVTASSVVLALEVAGHPEPAALYTGSWSHWSRDPERPAATGPERG
- a CDS encoding metal-dependent transcriptional regulator; amino-acid sequence: MSYADEGDSVNDLIDTTEMYLRTIYELEEEGVVPLRARIAERLQQSGPTVSQTVARMERDGLVVVADDRHLQLTDHGRELAIAVMRKHRLAERLLVDVIGLEWEHVHTEACRWEHVMSEAVERKLVKLLDHPTTSPYGNPIPGLDKLGDGDPAPPAESDLVRLDEFARTGGGDVVVRRIAEHVQLDESLLTELKSVGIVPGGRVTVGKANGGTVTIEITGSDSSAQVSTSALHAVLAQAR
- the galK gene encoding galactokinase; its protein translation is MSPAQDAADAFHRIHDRAPAGIWSAPGRVNLIGEHTDYNDGFVLPFALPHRLAVAATPRADGKLNVATLGDDGRLQYSDLLDIASLEPGSVEGWAAYPAGVAWVLRDHGHAAGADLVIAGDVPSGAGLSSSHALECAVSLALLGLAGVELDAELPGTPTRPEIARWVQRSENDFVGAPTGLLDQTASLCCQDSCVLFLDVRSGEMEQVPFPLAEAGVRVLIIDTRTKHSHAEGGYGERRRGTERAAELLGVKALRDVTLEGLDAALAQLPDDLAPLVRHVVTENQRVLDVVALLREGRLTDIGPHLDASHASMRDDYRISTSELDLAVDSARSAGALGARMTGGGFGGSAIALVREADLEPVRAAVERAFEAAGLRRPRTFTAVPSRGAGRDTV
- the galE gene encoding UDP-glucose 4-epimerase GalE, coding for MTDPHCPLKLIVTGGAGYVGSVCAARLIEAGHQVTVVDDLSTGHADAVHPDARFIEGDAAAVAADVLGEGFDGVLHFAAKSLVGESMTDPAKYWEGNVVTSLRLLEAMKAHGTPRLVFSSTAATYGEPESSPIPETAPTQPTNTYGASKLAIDHAITSFARAHGIAAVSLRYFNVAGAYHAFGERHTTETHLIPLVLQVATGDRAHISIYGDDYPTPDHTAVRDYIHVVDLADAHQLALRHATPGEHRIYNLGSGTGFSVLEVVESCRRVTGHPIPAQVAPRRAGDPSVLVASSEKAGRELGWKPERTDLDGIVSDAWAFTQSRRS
- a CDS encoding DUF4192 domain-containing protein codes for the protein MTTSTPPGTARALLTDPAQLIAALPYLLGFKPAGSVVLLGHRPPGTRIGLILRADLPPRDLLAEQADALAPRFRVDDHTGVTVVIVGGRAGPGGELPHAEFAAELSRALKEYELPVMHPLWTPEISAGAPWACYREPTCGGLLPDPRDTVVAATITNAGFVSFRREDVLALMEPRSPAALVQRRALLSSGAPPWDPDDVLAAAAEVRAAFFRHRRAEGPPSDDQAVRLAHALRVPKVRDACLATAVPPESPVAVAAMSLWLELVRELPAPHRADAAALVAYAALMRSEGALAGMALTNALDACPDHVLAQLLHAVWNLGTDPARLAGLASLPDAVDLGLSLPELSVDDPPPDVGPGR